One window from the genome of Streptomyces sp. WZ-12 encodes:
- a CDS encoding putative bifunctional diguanylate cyclase/phosphodiesterase, translating to MLSRPPVQTGSAPSPVPQIVLAVVCGGYAIGSAMGWGSPRLAGVMGDFGLSLAALIAAVSCGLYARRYATPFRPAWVLFAVSSGMAGLGNGVWGYYEVVQQATVPSPSMADFCFLLFAPPAIVGLLVLAKRPVTRAGWVCLGLDAWLIAGSLLTLSWSLALAHTAHFNGRSVAEGALSLAYPLLDIVLVSMVLALHFRRSSVHRSAINTAIAALALTVLCDALFSSPLLHDHYRSGQILDAGWFAGSLLFAYAPWVGGRPGADATVPAGPTGQLNRPQTPPGSRPIAGSLAALTPYLAAAVCTLGILTNVLDGRRIDRVVLFTGCTVVLALVVRQGIMLLDNITLTQELAQKENHFRSLVQGSSDVIMIAAPTGVLRYVSPAAAGVYGRDAEELVGSELASLIHPEDLGRVVHEVRRFLAASPEAEPTTRIECRFRAGGQRAGGCDGWLNVESTVNRHHGGLIFNSRDVTERVRLQAQLQHNASHDALTDLPNRALFTERVTKAVTGRRATDHDTAVLYIDLDGFKQVNDTIGHQAGDELLIQAARRLAESVRAGDIAARLGGDEFAALITGDGTRDHAAREFRILEIADRLRLRLSEPYRIDGRDVRVAASIGVAFAEPGTSPSTLLRNADLAMYRAKQAGKGRVELYAPQMQDEVAHRAELASKLRTALQDGEFALQHQPVVELASGKITAVAAHARWRSAEGIFFTPAEFLRVGDRGRLTDEGGERAAELGRWQLEEAVAQAAARHLAGHPVPIAVRLSARRLLDRALTPKAIEALLARHGLPSGDLVLELSESDPRIPLDDLERRLVALRRLGVRIALDGFGSGCAAMGALRRLPIDVLRLDRGLIDGVVESPREHKITAGLLRIASDLGMRSVAEGVDLPEQVLALRSMGCTHGMGLAFSGPLDEPRLRRALTRGSYPVPDLTGQGRAVVLSGSRPARRAAVAGPDARVHPPLRPNSETSVPPT from the coding sequence ATGCTCTCCCGCCCGCCCGTGCAGACCGGCAGCGCCCCGAGCCCGGTCCCGCAGATCGTGCTGGCCGTCGTCTGCGGCGGCTACGCCATCGGTTCCGCGATGGGCTGGGGCTCACCGCGACTGGCCGGGGTCATGGGGGACTTCGGGCTCAGCCTGGCCGCCCTGATCGCCGCCGTCTCCTGCGGGCTCTACGCCCGCCGGTACGCCACGCCCTTCCGCCCCGCCTGGGTCCTGTTCGCCGTCTCCTCCGGGATGGCCGGGCTCGGCAACGGCGTCTGGGGCTACTACGAGGTCGTCCAGCAGGCCACGGTCCCCAGCCCGTCCATGGCCGACTTCTGCTTCCTGCTGTTCGCGCCGCCAGCCATCGTCGGCCTGCTGGTGCTCGCCAAGCGGCCGGTGACCCGGGCCGGTTGGGTCTGCCTCGGGCTCGACGCCTGGCTGATCGCCGGCTCGCTGCTCACCCTCTCCTGGAGCCTGGCGCTCGCGCACACCGCGCACTTCAACGGCCGCTCGGTCGCCGAGGGCGCGCTCTCGCTGGCCTATCCGCTGCTGGACATCGTCCTGGTCAGCATGGTCCTGGCGCTGCACTTCCGGCGCTCGTCCGTGCACCGCTCCGCGATCAACACCGCGATCGCCGCACTGGCGTTGACGGTGCTGTGCGACGCGCTCTTCAGCTCCCCGCTGCTGCACGACCACTACCGCTCCGGCCAGATCCTGGACGCCGGCTGGTTCGCCGGCTCGCTGCTCTTCGCGTACGCCCCGTGGGTGGGCGGCCGGCCCGGCGCGGACGCCACCGTGCCCGCCGGCCCCACCGGGCAGTTGAACCGCCCGCAGACGCCGCCCGGCAGCCGCCCGATCGCCGGTTCGCTGGCCGCCCTGACGCCGTATCTGGCCGCCGCCGTCTGCACGTTGGGCATCCTCACCAACGTCCTGGACGGTCGGCGCATCGACCGCGTGGTGCTCTTCACCGGCTGCACGGTCGTGCTGGCCCTGGTCGTGAGGCAGGGCATCATGCTGCTCGACAACATCACCCTCACCCAGGAACTCGCCCAGAAGGAGAACCACTTCCGCTCCCTGGTCCAGGGCTCCAGCGACGTCATCATGATCGCCGCGCCGACCGGCGTGCTGCGGTACGTGAGCCCGGCCGCCGCCGGGGTCTACGGCCGGGACGCCGAGGAGCTGGTCGGCTCCGAACTCGCCTCGCTGATCCACCCCGAGGACCTGGGCCGGGTGGTCCACGAGGTCCGCCGGTTCCTCGCCGCCTCGCCCGAGGCCGAGCCGACCACCCGGATCGAGTGCCGCTTCCGGGCCGGCGGCCAGCGCGCCGGCGGCTGTGACGGATGGTTGAACGTGGAGTCCACGGTCAACCGCCATCACGGCGGCCTGATCTTCAACTCCCGCGACGTCACCGAGCGCGTCCGGCTCCAGGCCCAGCTCCAGCACAACGCCTCGCACGACGCGCTCACCGACCTGCCCAACCGCGCGCTGTTCACCGAGCGGGTCACCAAGGCCGTCACCGGCCGCCGGGCCACCGACCACGACACCGCCGTGCTCTACATCGATCTCGACGGCTTCAAGCAGGTCAACGACACCATCGGTCACCAGGCCGGCGACGAGCTGCTGATCCAGGCGGCCCGGCGGCTCGCCGAGTCGGTGCGGGCCGGGGACATAGCGGCCCGCCTCGGCGGCGACGAGTTCGCCGCGCTCATCACCGGCGACGGCACCCGCGACCACGCGGCCCGGGAGTTCCGCATCCTGGAGATCGCCGACCGGCTGCGCCTCCGGCTCTCCGAGCCGTACCGCATCGACGGCCGGGACGTCCGGGTCGCGGCCAGCATCGGCGTCGCCTTCGCCGAACCGGGCACCAGCCCCTCGACCCTGCTGCGCAACGCCGACCTGGCGATGTACCGCGCCAAGCAGGCCGGCAAGGGCCGGGTCGAGCTCTACGCCCCGCAGATGCAGGACGAGGTCGCGCACCGCGCCGAGCTCGCCAGCAAGCTCCGCACCGCCCTACAGGACGGCGAGTTCGCGCTCCAGCACCAGCCGGTGGTCGAGCTCGCCAGCGGCAAGATCACCGCGGTCGCCGCGCACGCCCGGTGGCGGTCGGCCGAGGGCATATTCTTCACCCCGGCCGAGTTCCTCCGGGTCGGCGACCGCGGTCGGCTCACCGACGAGGGCGGCGAGCGCGCCGCCGAGTTGGGCCGCTGGCAGCTTGAGGAGGCGGTCGCGCAGGCCGCCGCCCGGCACCTCGCCGGCCACCCGGTCCCGATCGCCGTCCGGCTCTCCGCCCGCCGACTCCTGGACCGCGCCCTGACCCCCAAGGCCATCGAGGCGCTGCTCGCCCGGCACGGCCTGCCCTCCGGCGACCTCGTGCTGGAGCTGTCCGAGAGCGACCCCCGGATTCCGCTCGACGACCTGGAGCGGCGGCTGGTCGCACTGCGCCGGCTCGGCGTGCGGATCGCGCTGGACGGGTTCGGCAGCGGATGCGCCGCGATGGGCGCCCTGCGCCGGCTCCCCATCGACGTACTGCGGCTGGACCGCGGGCTGATCGACGGGGTGGTGGAGTCCCCCCGGGAGCACAAGATCACCGCCGGGCTGCTGCGGATCGCCTCCGACCTCGGCATGCGCTCGGTCGCGGAGGGCGTCGACCTGCCCGAACAGGTGCTGGCGCTGCGCTCCATGGGATGCACGCACGGCATGGGCCTGGCCTTCTCCGGGCCCCTGGACGAACCGCGGCTGCGCCGGGCGCTGACCCGCGGCAGCTACCCGGTGCCGGACCTCACGGGCCAGGGCCGCGCGGTGGTGCTCAGCGGCAGCCGACCGGCCCGGCGGGCGGCGGTCGCGGGGCCGGACGCGCGGGTGCATCCGCCGTTGCGCCCAAATAGTGAGACCTCCGTCCCACCCACTTGA
- a CDS encoding acetolactate synthase large subunit, whose protein sequence is MTEQATGAHHPQSRTRNSGGSQAPATVEHVTGAQSLIRSLEEVGADTVFGIPGGAILPAYDPMMDSSKVRHVLVRHEQGAGHAATGYAQATGKVGVCMATSGPGATNLVTPIADAHMDSVPLVAITGQVASKSIGTDAFQEADICGITMPITKHNWLVTDPADIPKTIAEAFHVASTGRPGPVLVDIAKDALQAQTTFVWPPHTDLPGYRPVTKPHAKQIREAARLIAESKRPILYVGGGVLKAGATAELKVLAELTGAPVTTTLMALGAFPDTHPQHVGMPGMHGAVTAVAALQKADLLITLGARFDDRVTGKLDSFAPGAKVVHADIDPAEIGKNRAADVPIVGDAREVIADLIVAVQAEFEAGHRGEAARTGYAAWWKDLNRWRETYPLGYELPDDGSLSPQQVIERVGQLAPEGTIFAAGVGQHQMWAAHFIDYEQPATWLNSGGAGTMGYAVPAAMGAKAGKPDRTVWAIDGDGCFQMTNQELVTCALNNIPIKVAIINNGALGMVRQWQTLFYNQRYSNTVLHSGPEDVNPEARGTRVPDFVKLAEAMGCAALRCEDPADLDKVIEEANAINDRPVVVDFIVHEDAQVWPMVAAGTSNDEVMAARGVRPDFGDNEDD, encoded by the coding sequence ATGACCGAGCAGGCCACCGGGGCCCACCATCCGCAGTCGCGGACCCGTAACTCCGGCGGATCGCAAGCGCCCGCGACCGTCGAGCACGTCACGGGCGCGCAGTCCCTCATTCGTTCGCTGGAGGAGGTCGGGGCCGACACCGTGTTCGGCATCCCCGGCGGTGCGATCCTTCCCGCCTACGACCCGATGATGGACTCCTCGAAGGTGCGGCACGTGCTGGTGCGGCACGAGCAGGGCGCGGGGCACGCCGCCACCGGATACGCCCAGGCCACCGGCAAGGTCGGGGTCTGCATGGCGACGTCCGGGCCGGGCGCCACCAACCTCGTCACCCCGATCGCCGACGCGCACATGGACTCCGTCCCGCTGGTCGCGATCACCGGGCAGGTCGCCTCCAAGTCGATCGGCACGGACGCCTTCCAGGAGGCGGACATCTGCGGCATCACCATGCCGATCACCAAGCACAACTGGCTGGTCACCGACCCGGCCGACATCCCCAAGACGATCGCCGAGGCGTTCCACGTCGCCTCCACCGGCCGCCCCGGCCCGGTCCTGGTCGACATCGCCAAGGACGCCCTCCAGGCGCAGACCACCTTCGTCTGGCCGCCCCACACCGACCTGCCCGGCTACCGCCCGGTCACCAAGCCGCACGCCAAGCAGATCCGCGAGGCCGCCCGGCTGATCGCCGAGTCCAAGCGCCCGATCCTCTACGTCGGCGGCGGCGTCCTCAAGGCCGGTGCCACCGCCGAGTTGAAGGTGCTCGCCGAGCTGACCGGAGCCCCGGTCACCACCACCCTGATGGCACTGGGCGCGTTCCCCGACACCCACCCCCAGCACGTGGGGATGCCCGGCATGCACGGCGCGGTCACCGCCGTCGCCGCGCTCCAGAAGGCGGACCTGCTCATCACCCTCGGCGCCCGCTTCGACGACCGGGTCACCGGCAAGCTGGACTCCTTCGCCCCGGGTGCCAAGGTCGTGCACGCCGACATCGACCCCGCCGAGATCGGCAAGAACCGCGCCGCGGACGTGCCGATCGTCGGGGACGCCCGCGAGGTCATCGCCGACCTGATCGTCGCGGTCCAGGCCGAGTTCGAGGCGGGCCACAGGGGCGAGGCCGCCCGAACGGGATATGCAGCCTGGTGGAAGGACCTCAACCGCTGGCGCGAGACCTACCCGCTGGGCTACGAGCTGCCCGACGACGGCAGCCTCTCCCCGCAGCAGGTCATCGAGCGGGTCGGCCAACTCGCCCCGGAGGGCACCATCTTCGCCGCCGGCGTCGGCCAACACCAGATGTGGGCCGCGCACTTCATCGACTACGAGCAGCCCGCCACGTGGCTGAACTCCGGCGGCGCCGGCACCATGGGCTACGCCGTGCCCGCCGCGATGGGCGCCAAGGCCGGCAAGCCGGACCGCACGGTCTGGGCGATCGACGGCGACGGCTGCTTCCAGATGACCAACCAGGAACTGGTCACCTGCGCGCTCAACAACATCCCGATCAAGGTCGCGATCATCAACAACGGCGCGCTGGGCATGGTCCGCCAGTGGCAGACCCTCTTCTACAACCAGCGCTACTCCAACACCGTGCTGCACTCCGGCCCCGAGGACGTCAACCCGGAGGCCCGGGGCACCCGCGTCCCGGACTTCGTCAAGCTGGCCGAGGCGATGGGCTGCGCCGCGCTGCGCTGCGAGGACCCGGCCGACCTGGACAAGGTCATCGAGGAGGCCAACGCCATCAACGACCGCCCGGTCGTGGTGGACTTCATCGTCCACGAGGACGCCCAGGTGTGGCCGATGGTCGCCGCCGGCACCTCCAACGACGAGGTGATGGCCGCCCGGGGCGTCCGTCCCGACTTCGGCGACAACGAGGACGACTGA